A genomic region of Choristoneura fumiferana chromosome 15, NRCan_CFum_1, whole genome shotgun sequence contains the following coding sequences:
- the LOC141435551 gene encoding uncharacterized protein: MSNFQRTRSKVWWGDSPPSIGSPVPQNRVQDEWEPQLPHWIANQPEQAIVVVENIAEPNIVQNQWPLRHGSPGSHKSQDSGFSDSDSSPPPSQYYPDDSKNKSSGSSDSNNNVNVTVKQATNFQNTTSQDVVDAKISDKISSGMPTPVPKPRNRSSSVIQTPYDLQKYYEIHRDEEHMDLLKDNENEDKYPSPKNVNNNSSQKDKTTKNMSPKVSKSSGLKQQMSLDLSNKENSPNKSAIHTNTKEVPVKNITIISPSKKYPVKKSFISSTESDSTKVIKVAKVKDLETSKNKSDESLEYIKLADNNEIAVNNQPRNRTPISNVSYIPTERSTGSKPEYKRSMSNEDNIPITTTPHFQRNRLNKSLNFEAQRLDQQILDIQDGYHSLQYIDEEDLSKDENQENEQIHKPAKALLGKNIMDSLHLKPTKKAGPKAKQRMASKAERNKDIFRIFPGKREKPGVVTTHAGGVLNGSRVPSLGLPRSTDQNSWVIVGYPEKEMLLPNYNERLVDSASDADLKAKNNLPEEEHLKIRRVTPPPQFQDKLKSPYDADSKTDNNLTHDSKREKLKDEEPNFTDIRMNPACTSTPKMVAPREYMNGVQGTKNAAKNSLRINLTENFNSGLILNNQNEILYRERSIDQTALERLCERKPEPVQYWLCDLIGSCENECMTTLQSKPLGAEMKAMVSASSATITGNIKKVQTHGQIIVHQYSDVIRQLEANLPNEEQICLLVANINEFVLAHSITLNTKPPGETPERWDKIKKSLQIYLQKLIDIGEDVKVELNESTVECSVLLRHLESLNGIFLETTKAVLVQQMKTLVSIIEEPPSDMILKSTLTSIGHLAMLSDVTEGALHEKCSKIMKSITDLPFVECGVPRALLTAIIESNKSSIKALSLRALATVCINGDAVKQFEEGGGIEILSDILSDRGNPEPQMREAITVLTQITAPWLRGHYDLTQLHLYLDCIVDNITGILSRTDCCQLLLLCTACLVNLVRELELEKPEEPGQSNIVAVIDKHRTTERLLDAVKRRGPNISVFLQEQTASLLASLSRIPRCVLPLSSQRSVAAALVCFARAAPAHAPRQAELRAQARLHCHAAEAISRLTVVPEVANQMVQLEGIPHLTRLVRMQRTRPCLDLNPDQTLIYCLKALRTIYKHHPSAFQEYQQDVEDMIRPHLMESLMLFSAKQESYV; the protein is encoded by the exons ATGTCCAACTTCCAACGAACGCGGAGTAAAGTTTGGTGGGGTGATTCACCGCCGAGCATTGGAAGTCCCGTGCCTCAAAACAGGGTACAGGATGAATGGGAGCCGCAGCTGCCCCACTGGATAGCCAACCAACCAGAGCAGGCGATTGTCGTTGTGGAGAACATTGCTGAGCCCAATATTGTGCAAAACCAGTGGCCGCTCCGCCACGGCAGCCCTGGAAGCCACAAGAGTCAAGACTCAGGTTTCTCAGACTCTGACAGCTCTCCGCCACCGTCTCAGTACTACCCCGATGATTCCAAAAACAAGTCATCCGGCAGCAGCGATTCTAATAACAATGTAAATGTCACGGTTAAACAGGCTACCAATTTCCAAAACACGACAAGCCAAGATGTGGTTGATGCAAAAATATCAGATAAAATCAGCAGCGGGATGCCTACGCCGGTCCCCAAGCCCAGGAACCGGAGCAGCAGCGTCATACAAACTCCATACGACTTACAGaagtattatgaaatacatCGCGATGAAGAACATATGGACCTGTTGAAAGATAACGAGAATGAAGATAAATATCCCAGTCCAAAGAATGTAAACAATAATAGTTCACAGAAAGATAAAACGACTAAAAATATGTCACCTAAGGTATCCAAATCCAGCGGTCTTAAACAACAGATGAGTCTAGATCTAAGCAATAAAGAAAATTCTCCAAATAAGAGTGCAATACATACAAATACCAAAGAAGTaccagtaaaaaatataactataattAGCCCATCTAAGAAATATccagttaaaaaatcattcatatcCAGTACAGAGAGCGATAGTACAAAAGTCATAAAAGTAGCGAAAGTTAAGGATTTAGaaacaagtaaaaataaatcagaCGAAAGCTTAGAGTACATCAAACTAGCTGACAACAACGAGATTGCTGTCAACAACCAGCCTAGAAACAGAACCCCTATTTCTAATGTTTCGTACATACCTACAGAAAGATCTACAGGTTCAAAACCAGAATACAAGCGTAGCATGTCCAATGAGGATAACATACCAATCACGACCACACCACATTTCCAAAGAAATAGGTTAAACAAATCTTTAAACTTTGAGGCTCAAAGACTCGATCAACAAATATTAGATATCCAGGACGGCTATCATTCTTTACAATACATCGACGAAGAAGACCTTTCAAAAGATGAAAATCAAGAAAACGAGCAAATACACAAACCGGCCAAAGCATTGCTTGGGAAAAATATTATGGACAGTCTACATTTGAAACCGACGAAAAAAGCTGGTCCAAAAGCCAAACAACGAATGGCATCAAAAGCAGAACGAAACAAAGATATCTTCAGAATATTTCCGGGGAAGAGAGAAAAACCAGGCGTAGTTACAACTCATGCTGGCGGGGTATTAAACGGAAGTAGAGTACCATCCCTTGGTCTACCGAGGTCAACTGATCAAAACTCATGGGTCATAGTCGGCTATCCCGAGAAAGAAATGCTACTACCAAATTATAACGAAAGGTTAGTAGATTCGGCTAGTGACGCTgatttaaaagcaaaaaataatcttCCAGAAGAAGAACATCTTAAAATAAGACGAGTCACTCCTCCTCCACAGTTCCAAGACAAGCTAAAATCACCTTACGATGCAGATTCCAAAACGGATAACAACCTAACACACGATTCAAAACGTGAGAAATTAAAAGATGAGGAGCCAAACTTCACTGACATACGCATGAATCCAGCTTGCACGTCAACGCCCAAGATGGTAGCTCCTAGAGAATACATGAACGGTGTGCAGGGCACAAAGAATGCTGCGAAGAATTCTCTTAGGATAAATCTTACGGAAAATTTTAATAGCGG TTTAATATTAAACAATCAGAATGAAATATTGTACAGAGAAAGAAGTATAGACCAGACCGCTTTGGAGCGCTTGTGTGAGAGGAAACCGGAGCCTGTTCAGTATTGGTTATGCGACTTGATCGGTTCATGCGAAAACGAGTGCATGACAACTCTTCAGAGCAAGCCTTTGGGCGCTGAGATGAAGGCCATGGTGTCTGCGAGCTCTGCGACCATCACGGGAAATATAAAGAAAGTCCAAACACACGGGCAGATCATCGTCCATCAATATAGCGATGTCATCCG acaACTAGAAGCCAACCTACCAAACGAAGAACAGATCTGTCTCCTGGTAGCAAATATAAACGAGTTCGTACTAGCGCATAGTATCACTCTAAACACAAAACCACCTGGCGAAACGCCAGAACGGTGGGACAAGATCAAGAAATCTCTTCAAATTTACCTGCAAAAGTTGATAGACATCGGAGAAGATGTTAAAGTGGAACTTAATGAAAGCACAGTGGAATGCAGCGTGTTACTGAGGCATCTAGAATCCCTGAATGGGATATTTTTGGAGACAACTAAAGCTGTGCTTGTGCAACAAATGAAG ACTCTCGTCTCCATAATCGAAGAGCCACCTTCAGACATGATCCTGAAGAGCACTCTCACATCCATCGGCCACCTCGCAATGCTCAGTGACGTCACAGAAGGGGCTCTCCACGAGAAATGCTCCAAAATAATGAAAAGCATCACTGATCTTCCATTCGTTGAGTGCGGGGTCCCGAGGGCATTGTTAACGGCGATTATAGAGAGCAACAAGAGTTCCATAAAAGCGCTGTCTCTAAGAGCACTGGCCACTGTTTGCATTAATGGAGATGCTGTCAAACAGTTTGAAGAG GGCGGTGGTATCGAGATTCTGTCAGACATCCTCTCGGACCGCGGCAATCCGGAGCCTCAGATGAGAGAGGCTATCACGGTGCTCACGCAGATCACGGCGCCATGGCTGCGCGGACACTACGACCTCACACAACTGCATCTGTACCTGGACTGCATCGTCGACAATATAACCG GTATTCTATCCCGCACCGACTGCTGCCAGCTGCTGCTGCTCTGTACGGCGTGCCTCGTCAACTTGGTGCGAGAACTTGAACTGGAAAAGCCAGAAGAACCTGGCCAGTCGAATATCGTCGCGGTCATCGACAAGCATCGCACCACGGAGCGGCTGCTCGACGCAGTCAAACGCCGAGGGCCGAATATCTCGGTGTTTTTACAA GAACAAACCGCCTCGCTCCTTGCGTCTCTCTCGCGCATCCCGCGCTGCGTGTTGCCTCTGTCGTCGCAGCGGTCAGTGGCGGCGGCGCTAGTGTGCTTCGctcgcgccgcgcccgcgcatgCGCCACGACAAGCCGAGCTACGCGCGCAGGCCCGGCTGCACTGCCACGCTGCCGAGGCCATTTCGAG GTTGACTGTAGTACCAGAAGTAGCGAACCAGATGGTCCAATTGGAGGGCATTCCGCATCTTACCCGGTTGGTTAGGATGCAGCGAACGAGACCCTGCCTGGACCTCAACCCGGACCAAACCCTCATATACTGTCTCAAGGCTCTACGGACGATATACAAGCACCATCCATCCGCCTTCCAGGAGTACCAGCAAGATGTAGAAGACATGATTAGGCCGCATTTGATGGAGTCGCTTATGTTGTTCTCTGCTAAACAGGAGAGTTACGTTTGA
- the LOC141435457 gene encoding MIT domain-containing protein 1-like has product MSSPIESAAIKILTRGVELDTKKRYTEALVCYQEGLQILVDKMKEEADDSVKLYLRKKVEEYMKRAETIKKLVLQQKEAGKFHEQVHIENNSTGHSYKSLFGRFLDDDVQFVVVEDPYIRSFHQCQNFLRLCELLVKTCSNLSNIQLVTSRDSKSEGDQRNWLHSLNEDLQRYRVKLAVEYSETLHDRQITLSSGWIIKIGRGLDFFKAPENKFCLGVYDMDLRQCHETTVDIVHSKNVKQSYG; this is encoded by the exons atGAGTTCACCTATTGAGAGTGCTGCAATTAAAATACTGACGCGGGGCGTCGAACTGGACACTAAGAAACGCTACACTGAAGCTCTAGTATGTTATCAAGAAGGTTTGCAGATTTTGGTTGACAAAATGAaag AAGAAGCAGATGATTCCGTCAAGCTATATCTTAGAAAAAAGGTAGAGGAGTACATGAAGAGAGCAGAAACTATTAAGAAGTTGGTTCTACAGCAAAAGGAAGCTGGCAAGTTTCATGAACAGGTCCACATAGAGAACAACTCTACGGGGCACAGCTACAAGTCATTGTTTGGGAGATTTCTAGATGATGATGTACAGTTTGTGGTGGTTGAGGACCCTTACATTAGGAGTTTTCACCAG tgtCAAAATTTCCTTCGCCTTTGCGAGCTGTTAGTGAAAACCTGTAGTAATCTGAGCAACATTCAATTGGTGACTTCTAGAGACAGCAAGTCCGAGGGTGACCAAAGAAACTGGCTTCACAGCCTGAATGAAGACTTGCAGAGGTACCGCGTGAAACTGGCTGTTGAATATTCAGAGACACTGCATGATAGACAGATCAC TTTGAGCTCCGGCTGGATAATCAAGATTGGTAGAGGGCTAGACTTTTTTAAGGCACCGGAGAATAAATTCTGTCTTGGCGTGTACGACATGGATCTGAGACAGTGCCATGAAACCACAGTGGATATAGTGCATTCTAAGAATGTTAAACAGTCATATGGATGA